In Microbacterium sp. AB, a single genomic region encodes these proteins:
- a CDS encoding DUF4307 domain-containing protein: MTIQERLDERYGRTPRRVRRTAWVVGGLLAAAVVGWFSWSTATEAAGTVDFDDRGFTVLGDHEVSVSFQVTSTVDRPIACALEALDVEFGVVGWRIVEYPVSETVTTVYTESVATVAEATTGIVKSCWVP, translated from the coding sequence GTGACGATCCAGGAGCGACTCGACGAGCGCTACGGGCGCACACCCCGACGGGTCAGGCGCACGGCCTGGGTCGTCGGCGGACTCCTCGCGGCGGCGGTCGTCGGCTGGTTCTCCTGGTCGACGGCGACGGAGGCCGCCGGCACGGTCGACTTCGACGACCGCGGGTTCACCGTCCTGGGCGACCACGAGGTGAGCGTGTCGTTCCAGGTGACGTCGACCGTCGACCGTCCCATCGCGTGCGCGCTCGAGGCGCTCGACGTGGAGTTCGGCGTGGTCGGCTGGCGGATCGTGGAGTATCCGGTCTCCGAGACCGTCACGACGGTGTACACGGAGTCGGTCGCGACCGTGGCCGAGGCGACCACCGGAATTGTGAAGTCCTGCTGGGTTCCGTAA
- a CDS encoding aminotransferase class V-fold PLP-dependent enzyme has translation MTTLDDFTASFAVEPGYLDWAAFGPLSPVVRAEARADLELLGSGRESGIGLVAGRVREARSLLGRVFDVEPSEVVLQPTATHGLAQAIYGVVGGVVASAAEFPGIPVTVTRAAAALGRIVPQWIAPEHRFVTPEAVAETIDETTSAVAVSLVDFRTGYRADLAGIREAIGDDRLLIVDATQAVGVIAEDYSRADVVVGHAYKWLRAGRGTGFAWYGNRARIALDPVLSGITGADTDDLPFDVVPPPAPAARAFTVSRPDPLAAARLASALGEVVSVGVGEIERAVAERASRVIEIADAHGIDVLTPHDPERRAGIVALAPDAPNVGVLGAALANAGVAATTRSDLVRISAHAGTDDETLRMLDEACATFVQMRVR, from the coding sequence GTGACCACTCTCGACGACTTCACGGCCTCGTTCGCCGTCGAACCGGGCTATCTCGACTGGGCCGCGTTCGGGCCGCTGTCGCCCGTCGTCCGAGCGGAGGCGAGGGCCGACCTGGAGCTCCTCGGCTCCGGCCGGGAGAGCGGCATCGGGCTCGTCGCGGGGCGGGTGCGCGAGGCGCGCTCGCTGCTCGGGAGGGTCTTCGACGTCGAGCCCTCCGAGGTCGTGCTGCAGCCCACCGCGACCCACGGCCTGGCGCAGGCGATCTACGGCGTCGTCGGCGGCGTCGTCGCATCGGCCGCGGAGTTCCCCGGCATCCCCGTCACGGTCACGAGGGCCGCCGCGGCCCTCGGACGCATCGTCCCGCAGTGGATCGCTCCCGAGCACCGGTTCGTGACGCCCGAGGCGGTCGCCGAGACGATCGACGAGACGACGAGCGCGGTCGCCGTCAGCCTCGTGGACTTCCGCACCGGGTACCGTGCCGACCTCGCGGGGATCCGCGAGGCGATCGGCGACGATCGGCTGCTCATCGTCGACGCGACGCAGGCGGTCGGCGTGATCGCCGAGGACTACTCGCGCGCGGATGTCGTCGTGGGCCACGCCTACAAGTGGCTGCGGGCCGGACGCGGCACCGGATTCGCCTGGTACGGCAACCGCGCGCGCATCGCGCTGGATCCCGTGCTCTCCGGCATCACGGGCGCCGACACCGACGACCTCCCCTTCGACGTGGTCCCGCCGCCCGCGCCCGCCGCCCGCGCTTTCACCGTGTCGCGTCCCGACCCGCTCGCAGCGGCGCGTCTGGCGTCCGCCCTCGGCGAGGTCGTCTCGGTCGGCGTCGGCGAGATCGAGAGGGCCGTCGCCGAGCGCGCGTCCCGGGTCATCGAGATCGCCGACGCCCACGGGATCGACGTGCTCACCCCGCACGATCCCGAGCGTCGCGCGGGGATCGTCGCCCTCGCCCCCGACGCGCCCAACGTCGGCGTCCTGGGCGCCGCGCTCGCCAACGCGGGCGTCGCGGCCACCACGCGCTCCGACCTCGTCCGCATCTCCGCGCACGCCGGCACCGACGACGAGACGTTGCGGATGCTCGACGAGGCGTGCGCGACCTTCGTCCAGATGCGCGTGCGCTGA
- the trhA gene encoding PAQR family membrane homeostasis protein TrhA, translating to MTPADPAPAQTPDGVPQLPLMDAARADAQVEVKPTWRGWIHAGTFPVAIVAGIVLIALAQGAPAKWASAVFMASSLLLFGNSALYHRFDWKPRTRLILKRIDHANILLLIAGTYTPIAVLALPPEKGVLLLSLVWTCALLGILFRVFWIGAPRWLYVALYLALGWVAVMYMGDLFRADPAMTVLVIVGGLLYSAGAVVYALKKPNPWPGRFGFHEIFHVCTVLAFLCHWTGSLLIALSPAFNAPA from the coding sequence ATGACGCCAGCCGATCCTGCGCCCGCCCAGACGCCGGATGGAGTGCCTCAGCTCCCCCTCATGGATGCGGCGAGGGCCGACGCGCAGGTCGAGGTCAAGCCGACGTGGCGCGGCTGGATCCACGCCGGCACGTTCCCGGTCGCGATCGTCGCGGGCATCGTGCTCATCGCCCTCGCCCAGGGCGCGCCCGCGAAGTGGGCGTCCGCCGTCTTCATGGCCTCGTCGCTGCTGCTCTTCGGGAACTCCGCGCTCTACCACCGGTTCGACTGGAAGCCGCGGACGAGGCTCATCCTGAAGCGCATCGACCACGCGAACATCCTGCTGCTCATCGCCGGGACGTACACGCCCATCGCGGTCCTCGCGCTCCCCCCGGAGAAGGGCGTGCTGCTCCTGTCGCTCGTGTGGACGTGCGCCCTCCTCGGCATCCTCTTCCGCGTCTTCTGGATCGGTGCGCCGCGCTGGCTCTACGTCGCGCTGTACCTCGCGCTGGGCTGGGTCGCCGTCATGTACATGGGCGACCTGTTCCGCGCGGACCCCGCCATGACGGTCCTCGTGATCGTCGGCGGCCTGCTGTACTCGGCGGGCGCCGTCGTCTATGCGCTCAAGAAGCCCAACCCGTGGCCCGGCCGATTCGGCTTCCACGAGATCTTCCACGTGTGCACCGTGCTGGCGTTCCTCTGCCACTGGACGGGGTCGCTCCTCATCGCGCTGAGCCCCGCCTTCAACGCTCCGGCGTAG
- a CDS encoding isocitrate lyase/PEP mutase family protein: MSIQDKAARLKSLHEAPEILRVVNVWDAVSARTVADLPGTRAIATAGHSIAASHGYADGELPLEVNLDAVARIVDAVDLPVTADLDAGYGDPGDAVRRAIGVGVVGANVEDRLAPFSDSVAAVESIVRAAEAEGVAFQLNARTDAIVRGGDRALSESIDDAIARGRAFLDAGASLVFVPGAVDRDTVSKLVAGIGERKVSVIGLPGALTAAEYEALGVARISYGPLTQRVALRALRDLATDLYGSGVIPQDTPELN, encoded by the coding sequence ATGAGCATCCAGGACAAGGCCGCACGACTCAAGTCCCTCCACGAAGCCCCCGAGATCCTCCGCGTCGTCAACGTGTGGGACGCCGTCAGCGCCCGCACGGTGGCCGATCTGCCGGGAACCCGGGCGATCGCGACGGCCGGGCACTCCATCGCCGCGAGCCACGGATACGCCGACGGCGAGCTGCCCCTCGAGGTCAACCTCGACGCGGTCGCGCGCATCGTGGACGCCGTCGACCTGCCCGTGACGGCCGACCTCGACGCCGGATACGGCGATCCCGGCGACGCCGTGCGCCGTGCGATCGGCGTCGGCGTCGTCGGCGCGAACGTCGAGGACCGCCTCGCGCCCTTCTCCGATTCGGTGGCCGCCGTCGAGTCGATCGTCCGGGCCGCCGAGGCCGAGGGCGTCGCCTTCCAGCTCAACGCGCGCACCGATGCGATCGTCCGGGGCGGAGACCGCGCGCTGTCGGAGAGCATCGACGATGCGATCGCTCGCGGCCGCGCCTTCCTCGACGCGGGCGCGAGCCTCGTCTTCGTGCCCGGAGCCGTCGATCGGGACACGGTGTCCAAGCTCGTCGCCGGCATCGGCGAGCGCAAGGTGAGCGTCATCGGACTCCCCGGCGCGCTCACGGCGGCCGAGTACGAGGCGCTCGGCGTCGCGCGGATCTCGTACGGTCCGCTCACCCAGCGCGTCGCCCTCCGCGCGCTGCGCGACCTCGCGACCGACCTCTACGGCAGCGGCGTGATCCCGCAGGACACGCCCGAGCTCAACTGA
- a CDS encoding isoprenyl transferase yields the protein MISERSAAGRGPLYRLYISRLRRQIDPAKVPHHVAMMIDGNRRWARQLGFETPVHGHRAGAAKMREFLEWCDTIGVKVVSLYLLSHDNLSKRDSRELQDLIEIIAGLAGQLSRRRDWRVQHVGRLDGLPGFLVSALRDAGERTRENGGLHVNLAVGYGGRHEIVDAVRSIIREHGQTGGTLEDLAAQLTPQQIAEHLYTGGQKDPDLVIRTSGEQRLSDFLLWQSAHSEFYFVEALGPDLREVDFLRAIRDFGSRDRRFGR from the coding sequence GTGATCAGCGAGCGGTCGGCGGCGGGGCGTGGTCCCCTCTACCGGCTCTACATCTCACGGCTGCGTCGTCAGATCGACCCGGCGAAGGTTCCCCACCACGTCGCGATGATGATCGACGGGAACCGCCGGTGGGCACGTCAGCTCGGCTTCGAGACCCCGGTGCACGGGCACCGGGCGGGAGCGGCCAAGATGCGCGAGTTCCTGGAGTGGTGCGACACCATCGGCGTGAAGGTCGTGTCGCTGTATCTGCTGTCGCACGACAACCTCAGCAAGCGCGACAGCCGGGAGCTGCAGGACCTCATCGAGATCATCGCCGGCCTCGCCGGTCAGCTCTCCCGGCGCCGGGACTGGCGGGTCCAGCACGTCGGACGCCTCGACGGGCTGCCCGGCTTCCTCGTCTCCGCGCTGCGCGACGCCGGCGAGCGGACGCGCGAGAACGGCGGCCTGCACGTGAACCTGGCCGTGGGCTACGGCGGACGTCACGAGATCGTCGACGCGGTGCGCAGCATCATCCGCGAGCACGGGCAGACGGGAGGAACGCTCGAGGACCTCGCGGCGCAGCTCACGCCCCAGCAGATCGCGGAGCACCTCTACACGGGCGGTCAGAAGGACCCCGACCTCGTCATCCGCACGAGCGGCGAGCAGCGGCTGAGTGACTTCCTGCTCTGGCAGAGCGCGCACAGCGAGTTCTACTTCGTCGAGGCGCTCGGCCCGGATCTGCGCGAGGTCGACTTCCTGCGCGCCATCCGCGACTTCGGCTCCCGCGATCGACGGTTCGGCCGCTGA
- the ilvA gene encoding threonine ammonia-lyase, translated as MTRTDADARRAPGTSGEHAPIPSLAEFEAAARSLESVIEHTPTEYSQHLSEVLGATVHLKLENLQRTGSFKVRGATYRLSRLTDDERRRGVVAASAGNHAQGVALAAQQLGIPATIYMPFGVPVPKLLATKGYGAEIVLDGATVDVGLRRAAEHAERTGAILIHPFDHRDIIVGQGTLGLEIVDDVADVETIVTGIGGGGLIAGVAAAAKAKAAAEGRVLRIIGVQAENAAPVPLSLEAGEPVTVTTAPTIADGILVARPGDIPFAIIRDLVDEVVTVSDDDIARALLVLLERAKVVVEPAGAVGVAAILAGKVRAQGTTVAVLSGGNIDPLLLQRVVSHGLAASGRYMTIRIPLPDRPGQLARVSELLAEAGANVIEVMHTRHGQGMQISEVILQVSVETRGEEHRQLTLQVLRDAGFRPEIILD; from the coding sequence ATGACGCGGACGGACGCGGACGCACGGCGGGCCCCCGGAACGTCCGGCGAGCACGCGCCCATCCCGTCGCTCGCCGAGTTCGAGGCGGCCGCGCGGAGTCTCGAGAGCGTCATCGAGCACACCCCCACGGAGTACTCTCAGCACCTCAGCGAGGTGCTCGGCGCCACCGTGCACCTCAAGCTCGAGAACCTGCAGCGCACGGGCTCGTTCAAGGTGCGCGGGGCGACGTACCGGCTCTCTCGCCTCACGGACGACGAGCGGCGTCGCGGCGTCGTGGCGGCCTCGGCCGGCAACCATGCGCAGGGGGTCGCCCTCGCGGCTCAGCAGCTCGGCATCCCCGCCACGATCTACATGCCCTTCGGAGTGCCCGTGCCGAAGCTCCTCGCCACGAAGGGATACGGCGCCGAGATCGTGCTGGACGGCGCCACGGTGGACGTCGGGCTGCGCCGCGCGGCCGAGCACGCCGAGCGCACGGGCGCGATCCTCATCCATCCGTTCGACCACCGCGACATCATCGTCGGGCAGGGAACGCTCGGGCTCGAGATCGTGGACGACGTCGCCGACGTCGAGACCATCGTGACCGGCATCGGCGGCGGCGGGCTCATCGCCGGCGTCGCGGCCGCGGCCAAGGCGAAGGCGGCCGCCGAGGGGCGCGTCCTGCGCATCATCGGCGTGCAGGCCGAGAACGCCGCGCCCGTGCCGCTGTCCCTCGAGGCGGGGGAGCCCGTCACGGTCACCACGGCTCCCACGATCGCCGACGGGATCCTCGTCGCACGGCCGGGGGACATCCCCTTCGCGATCATCCGCGACCTCGTCGACGAGGTCGTCACGGTCTCGGACGACGACATCGCGCGGGCGCTCCTGGTCCTCCTCGAGCGCGCGAAGGTGGTCGTCGAGCCCGCGGGCGCCGTGGGCGTCGCCGCGATCCTCGCGGGCAAGGTGAGGGCGCAGGGGACGACCGTCGCCGTCCTCTCCGGCGGCAACATCGATCCCCTCCTGCTGCAGCGCGTCGTGTCGCACGGCCTGGCGGCATCCGGGCGATACATGACCATCCGCATCCCGTTGCCGGACCGTCCCGGGCAGCTCGCCCGCGTGTCCGAGCTCCTGGCGGAGGCGGGCGCGAACGTGATCGAGGTGATGCACACCCGCCACGGGCAGGGCATGCAGATCAGCGAGGTCATCCTGCAGGTCTCGGTCGAGACGCGCGGCGAGGAGCACCGCCAGCTCACCCTGCAGGTCCTGCGCGACGCGGGCTTCCGGCCCGAGATCATCCTCGACTGA
- a CDS encoding AI-2E family transporter yields the protein MSDATPRNGRRGLFRKRAPASAPATPASPEPPASSADVPPALRIAAAYGWRLLVLAGVAGVVVWLVIEFKLLVIPIFVATLLSALVYPLVSWMLRHRVPRIVAVILSVLGTIAIVVGLVWLVVWQVSQQAGGVRARMGESVQTLRSFLIDSGVVTAQQLDDLFSGAFQLVQEQADLLLNGALAVGSTVGHLAAGILLSLFVLLCFLYDGATIWRWTLRLFPRAARPAVDAAAKNGWATLINYARTQIMVATIDAVGIGLGAFLLGVPLAIPIAVLVFLGAFVPFVGAIVTGAIAVVIALVYNGLWFGIAMLAVVLLVQQVESHILQPLLMGSAVKVHPVAVVLVVAGGSMVGGIAGALFAVPVAAFLNVVAVTLSSGSWRTGDDVRGDLIWSTVPRTLGRGDEQNDRKAGR from the coding sequence ATGAGCGACGCCACGCCCCGAAACGGTCGCAGAGGCCTCTTCCGCAAGCGCGCTCCGGCGTCGGCCCCCGCGACGCCCGCCTCGCCGGAGCCGCCCGCGTCGTCGGCGGACGTGCCCCCCGCGCTGCGCATCGCCGCCGCCTACGGCTGGCGGCTTCTCGTCCTCGCGGGCGTCGCCGGCGTGGTCGTCTGGCTCGTCATCGAGTTCAAGCTGCTCGTCATCCCGATCTTCGTCGCGACGCTGCTCTCGGCGCTCGTCTACCCCCTCGTCTCGTGGATGCTCCGGCACCGGGTGCCGCGGATCGTCGCGGTCATCCTGAGCGTCCTCGGCACGATCGCCATCGTGGTCGGCCTCGTCTGGCTCGTCGTCTGGCAGGTCTCGCAGCAGGCGGGCGGCGTGCGGGCGCGGATGGGCGAGTCGGTCCAGACGCTGCGCTCCTTCCTCATCGACTCGGGCGTGGTCACCGCGCAGCAGCTCGACGACCTCTTCTCCGGCGCCTTCCAGCTCGTGCAGGAGCAGGCCGACCTGCTGCTCAACGGAGCGCTCGCGGTCGGATCCACCGTCGGGCATCTCGCGGCCGGCATCCTGCTGTCGCTCTTCGTCCTCCTGTGCTTCCTCTACGACGGCGCCACCATCTGGCGGTGGACGCTGCGGCTCTTCCCGCGCGCGGCGCGACCGGCCGTGGACGCCGCGGCGAAGAACGGCTGGGCGACGCTCATCAACTACGCGCGCACGCAGATCATGGTGGCGACGATCGACGCCGTCGGCATCGGCCTCGGCGCCTTCCTGCTCGGCGTGCCCCTGGCCATACCGATCGCCGTCCTCGTGTTCCTCGGCGCCTTCGTGCCGTTCGTCGGCGCGATCGTCACGGGCGCGATCGCCGTCGTGATCGCCCTCGTGTACAACGGCCTCTGGTTCGGCATCGCCATGCTCGCGGTCGTGCTGCTCGTCCAACAGGTCGAGAGCCACATCCTGCAGCCGCTGCTGATGGGCTCCGCTGTCAAGGTCCATCCCGTCGCCGTGGTGCTCGTCGTCGCGGGCGGCTCGATGGTCGGCGGCATCGCGGGCGCCCTGTTCGCCGTGCCCGTCGCGGCGTTCCTCAACGTCGTGGCGGTGACCCTCAGCTCCGGGTCGTGGCGCACGGGCGACGACGTCCGCGGCGATCTCATCTGGAGCACCGTGCCGAGGACCCTCGGACGCGGAGACGAGCAGAACGACAGGAAGGCCGGCAGATGA
- a CDS encoding LemA family protein gives MEWLIPVLVVVAIAVIAAIYLWATYNSLVQLNVRVDEAWSGITVQLKRRADLVPNLIEAVKGYAAHERAVFENVTRARAETLGAAGPVEAGVAERHIQQALKSLFAVAESYPQLQATQNYLQLQQDLVDTEDKIQASRRFYNGGVRELNTKIKVFPNNLFARNLGFAERDFFEIDGGAAISEPPRVQF, from the coding sequence GTGGAATGGTTGATTCCCGTTCTCGTGGTGGTGGCGATCGCCGTCATCGCGGCCATCTATCTCTGGGCGACGTACAACTCGCTCGTCCAGCTCAATGTGCGCGTCGACGAGGCCTGGAGCGGCATCACCGTGCAGCTCAAGCGGAGAGCCGATCTCGTGCCGAACCTCATCGAGGCGGTGAAGGGATACGCCGCGCACGAGCGCGCCGTCTTCGAGAACGTCACCCGGGCGCGCGCCGAGACGCTCGGCGCCGCCGGACCGGTCGAGGCCGGCGTCGCGGAGAGGCACATCCAGCAGGCCCTGAAGAGTCTGTTCGCGGTCGCGGAGTCGTACCCTCAGCTCCAGGCGACCCAGAACTACCTGCAGCTGCAGCAGGATCTCGTCGACACGGAGGACAAGATCCAGGCGTCGCGCCGGTTCTACAACGGCGGCGTGCGCGAGCTGAACACGAAGATCAAGGTGTTCCCGAACAACCTGTTCGCGCGCAATCTCGGCTTCGCGGAGCGCGATTTCTTCGAGATCGACGGCGGTGCGGCGATCTCGGAGCCGCCGCGCGTGCAGTTCTGA
- the greA gene encoding transcription elongation factor GreA, which produces MSDDTQVPFLTQEAYDRLAAELETLSTTGREEIAKRIEAAREEGDLKENGGYHAAKDEQGKQEARIRQLQALLKDAKVGVAPESNGVVEPGTVVTALVFGDEERFLLGSREIAGGTDLDVYSERSPLGAAIIGLREGDRTSYQAPTGKDVPVEVVKVETFTG; this is translated from the coding sequence GTGTCCGATGACACCCAGGTCCCGTTCCTGACGCAGGAAGCCTACGACCGGCTCGCAGCCGAGCTCGAGACCCTCTCCACCACGGGCCGCGAGGAGATCGCCAAGCGCATCGAGGCGGCCCGCGAGGAGGGCGACCTCAAGGAGAACGGCGGCTACCACGCCGCGAAGGACGAGCAGGGCAAGCAGGAGGCCCGCATCCGGCAGCTGCAGGCGCTGCTGAAGGACGCGAAGGTCGGCGTGGCCCCCGAGTCGAACGGCGTCGTCGAACCGGGCACGGTCGTGACGGCGCTCGTCTTCGGCGACGAGGAGCGCTTCCTGCTCGGCAGCCGCGAGATCGCCGGCGGCACCGACCTCGACGTGTACAGCGAGAGGAGCCCGCTGGGCGCGGCCATCATCGGCCTCCGCGAGGGCGACAGGACGAGCTATCAGGCTCCCACCGGCAAGGATGTCCCGGTCGAGGTCGTCAAGGTCGAGACCTTCACGGGCTGA
- a CDS encoding PhoH family protein — MRTYVLDTSVLLSDPRALFRFAEHGVVIPVVVITELEGKRNDPEIGYFARAALRHLDELRIEHGRLDFPVPVGTGGTLRVELNNTDPGVLPSGIRLADNDSRILAVAAHLAQDGQAVTVVSKDLPMRVKAASLGIPAEEYLAEQAVDSGWTGIATLQVSGDDMADLYESEVAVHEDARGLPINTGLVIQSERGSALGRVTGDGELRLVRGDRDVFGLHGRSAEQRIAIDLLLDPSVGIVSLGGRAGTGKSALALCAGLESVLERQQQKRIIVFRPLFAVGGQELGYLPGDQSEKMNPWGQAVYDTLGSVVSQNVLDEVVERGMLEVLPLTHIRGRSLHDAFVIVDEAQSLERNVLLTVLSRMGQNSRVVLTHDVGQRDNLRVGRHDGVASVIESLKDHDLFGHVTLTRSERSAIAALVTDLLEVGELS; from the coding sequence CTGCGGACGTATGTGCTCGATACCTCCGTGCTGCTCAGCGATCCGCGGGCGCTGTTCCGTTTCGCCGAGCACGGCGTCGTGATCCCGGTCGTGGTGATCACGGAGCTCGAGGGCAAGCGCAACGACCCGGAGATCGGGTACTTCGCGCGCGCTGCGCTCCGTCATCTCGACGAGCTGCGCATCGAGCACGGGCGTCTCGACTTCCCGGTGCCCGTGGGCACCGGCGGCACGCTGCGCGTCGAGCTCAACAACACCGATCCCGGCGTGCTGCCCAGCGGCATCCGCCTCGCCGACAACGACAGCCGCATCCTCGCCGTCGCCGCGCACCTCGCGCAGGACGGTCAGGCCGTGACGGTCGTCTCGAAGGACCTGCCCATGCGCGTGAAGGCGGCCTCCCTCGGCATCCCGGCCGAGGAGTACCTCGCCGAGCAGGCGGTCGACTCCGGATGGACCGGCATCGCGACGCTCCAGGTGTCGGGCGACGACATGGCCGACCTGTACGAGAGCGAGGTCGCCGTGCACGAGGACGCGCGTGGGCTCCCGATCAACACGGGGCTCGTCATCCAGTCCGAGCGCGGCTCCGCTCTCGGACGCGTGACGGGCGACGGCGAGCTGAGGCTCGTCCGCGGCGACCGCGACGTCTTCGGCCTGCACGGCCGTTCGGCCGAGCAGCGCATCGCGATCGACCTCCTGCTCGACCCGAGCGTCGGCATCGTCTCGCTCGGCGGACGCGCGGGGACCGGGAAGTCGGCGCTCGCGCTGTGCGCGGGCCTCGAGTCGGTGCTCGAGCGCCAGCAGCAGAAGAGGATCATCGTCTTCCGCCCGCTGTTCGCGGTCGGCGGGCAGGAGCTCGGCTACCTCCCGGGCGACCAGTCGGAGAAGATGAACCCGTGGGGGCAGGCGGTCTACGACACGCTCGGATCCGTCGTCTCGCAGAACGTCCTCGACGAGGTCGTGGAGCGCGGGATGCTGGAGGTGCTGCCGCTCACGCATATCCGCGGTCGGTCGCTCCACGATGCGTTCGTGATCGTCGACGAGGCGCAGTCGCTCGAGCGCAACGTGCTGCTCACGGTTCTCAGCCGCATGGGGCAGAACTCCCGCGTCGTGCTCACCCACGACGTCGGGCAGCGCGACAACCTCCGGGTCGGGCGGCACGACGGCGTCGCGAGCGTCATCGAGTCGCTCAAGGACCACGACCTGTTCGGGCACGTGACCCTCACGCGCAGCGAGCGCTCGGCGATCGCGGCGCTCGTCACGGACCTGCTGGAGGTCGGCGAGCTCTCCTGA
- a CDS encoding winged helix-turn-helix domain-containing protein has protein sequence MKDVLSASEARRVALAAQGFARPRPAAPGPRHLRGELARMGVLQIDSVNVFSRSHYLPLFSRLGAYERDRLDRLVLRPRTRRSTPEYVEYLAHEATFLPLSDWPLWRFRMDAMRARHGGAGSWFAANAGTVAWVRSELASRGPLRPAEIERDAETARRGPWWGWDDVKRALELLWRFGEVAIAGRSGFERRYALADQVVPAEHREREVGADEAVRELVRRAARAYGVATAADLADYHRLRDRRAVLAAVADLVDDGEIVPVTVRGWERAGRPIPAWRHRDAALPRRIDRATVLTPFDPVVWFRDRAERMFGFDYRIEIYTPAAQRRFGYYSLPLLVGERIVGRFDLKADRAASSLLVQSAWWERGAAAGDVAERAAGALLEAASWQGLETISVSRWGDAADDVAHVLGASRHAHPRVLGGAPH, from the coding sequence GTGAAGGATGTGCTCTCCGCTTCCGAGGCCCGGCGCGTCGCCCTCGCGGCCCAGGGATTCGCCCGCCCGAGGCCCGCCGCCCCCGGCCCCCGGCATCTGCGCGGCGAGCTCGCGCGGATGGGCGTGCTGCAGATCGACTCGGTCAACGTGTTCTCGCGCTCGCACTATCTCCCGCTCTTCTCCCGCCTGGGCGCGTACGAACGCGATCGGCTGGACCGTCTCGTGCTGCGCCCGCGCACCCGGAGGAGCACGCCGGAGTACGTCGAGTACCTCGCACACGAGGCGACGTTCCTCCCGCTCTCCGACTGGCCGCTCTGGCGCTTCCGGATGGATGCCATGCGGGCGAGGCACGGCGGCGCGGGCTCGTGGTTCGCCGCGAACGCCGGCACCGTCGCGTGGGTGCGGTCCGAGCTCGCCTCCCGAGGCCCGCTCCGTCCCGCCGAGATCGAGCGCGACGCGGAGACCGCCCGCCGGGGTCCGTGGTGGGGCTGGGACGACGTCAAGCGCGCCCTCGAGCTGCTCTGGCGGTTCGGCGAGGTGGCGATCGCCGGCCGGAGCGGCTTCGAGCGGAGGTACGCGCTCGCCGATCAGGTGGTCCCCGCCGAGCACCGGGAACGCGAGGTCGGCGCCGACGAGGCCGTCCGCGAGCTCGTACGCCGGGCGGCGCGCGCATACGGCGTCGCCACGGCCGCCGACCTGGCCGACTACCACCGCCTTCGCGACCGCAGGGCGGTGCTCGCCGCCGTCGCGGATCTCGTCGACGACGGCGAGATCGTCCCCGTGACCGTCCGCGGCTGGGAGCGTGCCGGCAGGCCGATCCCCGCGTGGCGGCATCGCGACGCCGCCCTCCCCCGCCGCATCGACCGCGCCACCGTGCTGACGCCCTTCGACCCCGTCGTCTGGTTCCGGGACCGGGCGGAGCGGATGTTCGGCTTCGACTACCGCATCGAGATCTACACGCCGGCCGCGCAGCGCCGTTTCGGCTATTACTCCCTTCCCCTGCTCGTCGGCGAGCGCATCGTGGGCCGGTTCGATCTGAAGGCCGACCGCGCCGCGTCCTCGCTGCTCGTGCAGTCCGCGTGGTGGGAGCGCGGCGCCGCCGCGGGAGACGTGGCGGAGCGCGCGGCCGGGGCCCTCCTCGAGGCGGCGTCCTGGCAGGGACTGGAGACCATCTCCGTCTCACGATGGGGCGACGCCGCCGACGACGTCGCGCACGTCCTCGGCGCGTCGCGCCATGCGCATCCCCGTGTTCTCGGAGGGGCTCCCCATTAG